A window of Vigna unguiculata cultivar IT97K-499-35 chromosome 4, ASM411807v1, whole genome shotgun sequence contains these coding sequences:
- the LOC114181842 gene encoding SNW/SKI-interacting protein A-like: MATLKELLPPAKSSSTTYYDHTNDPWFKQRFSSEEEKSAAAAAIKQKPVPPYLKRAGFVPRKIEDFGDGGAFPEIHVAQYPLDMGRDRSSKPGSKILPVTVDAHGNVAYDAIVKQNENARKIVYTQQKDLVPKILKNDEDSDDDDVVSDDETQKQIEETMQETKAALEKIVNVRLSAAQPKNVPKQNSDAKYIKYKPSQQSAAFNSGAKERVIRMVEMPVDPLEPPKFKHKRVPKASGSPPVPVMHSPPRPVTVKDQQDWKIPPCISNWKNPKGYTIPLDKRLAADGRGLQEVQINDNFAKLSEALYVAEQKAREAVAMRSKVQKEMMLKEKERKEQELRALAQKARSERIGGERIGVVPAPPAAVPVDDDDMRVDYEHEKENPRERDRDRSFVKESREEREERLQREKIREERRKERERERRLESKDAAMGKRSKITRDRDRDISEKVALGMASTKPGTEVMYDERLFNQDKGISSGFATDDQYNVYEHGLFTAQPTLSTLYRPKKNVDDETYGGADEQLEKIMKTDRFKPDKGFAGASERTGPRDRPVEFENEEADPFGLDQFLTEVKKGKKAMEKVGGGGTMRASAGSSMREGYDGGSGRTRIGFERGH, translated from the coding sequence ATGGCCACTCTGAAGGAGCTACTTCCTCCTGCGAAATCCTCCTCCACCACCTACTACGATCACACCAACGATCCATGGTTCAAGCAGCGCTTTTCCTCCGAGGAGGAGAAatccgccgccgccgccgccatcaAGCAGAAACCCGTTCCACCGTACCTGAAGCGCGCCGGCTTCGTGCCCCGCAAAATCGAAGACTTCGGTGATGGCGGCGCCTTCCCTGAGATTCATGTGGCACAGTACCCTCTCGACATGGGAAGAGACAGGTCGTCGAAACCTGGATCCAAAATTCTTCCCGTCACCGTCGACGCACACGGCAACGTCGCCTACGACGCCATCGTGAAGCAGAACGAAAACGCGCGCAAAATCGTGTACACGCAACAGAAGGACCTCGTACCCAAGATCCTAAAAAACGACGAAGACTCCGATGATGACGACGTCGTTTCCGACGATGAAACGCAGAAACAGATCGAGGAAACGATGCAGGAGACGAAAGCCGCGCTGGAGAAGATCGTGAACGTGAGACTCAGCGCTGCCCAACCGAAGAACGTTCCGAAGCAGAACTCCGACgcgaaatatataaaatacaaaccCTCGCAGCAATCCGCGGCGTTCAATTCAGGTGCTAAAGAAAGAGTGATTAGGATGGTCGAGATGCCGGTGGATCCGCTTGAGCCTCCGAAGTTTAAGCACAAGCGTGTGCCGAAGGCGTCGGGGTCGCCGCCAGTGCCTGTTATGCACTCGCCGCCCCGGCCGGTGACAGTGAAGGACCAGCAGGATTGGAAGATTCCGCCGTGTATTTCGAATTGGAAGAATCCGAAGGGTTACACTATCCCGCTTGATAAGAGGCTGGCTGCTGATGGGAGAGGCCTTCAAGAGGTTCAGATTAATGACAATTTTGCTAAGTTATCGGAGGCGCTGTATGTGGCGGAGCAGAAGGCGAGGGAGGCCGTTGCAATGAGGTCCAAGGTGCAGAAGGAGATGATGTTGAAGGAGAAGGAGAGGAAAGAACAAGAATTGAGGGCATTGGCGCAGAAGGCACGGTCGGAGAGAATTGGAGGGGAGAGAATCGGTGTTGTGCCGGCCCCACCTGCGGCTGTGCCCGTTGATGACGATGATATGAGAGTTGATTATGAGCATGAGAAGGAGAATCCGAGGGAGAGAGATAGGGATAGGAGTTTTGTGAAGGAGAGTAGAGAGGAGAGGGAGGAGAGGTTGCAGCGTGAGAAAATTCGAGAGGAGAGGAGgaaggagagggagagggaAAGGAGGTTGGAAAGTAAGGATGCTGCTATGGGGAAGAGGAGCAAAATCACACGTGACAGGGATCGTGATATTAGTGAAAAAGTTGCTCTTGGTATGGCTTCTACTAAGCCCGGGACTGAGGTTATGTATGATGAGAGGCTCTTTAACCAGGATAAGGGAATTTCATCTGGGTTTGCCACTGATGATCAATACAATGTGTATGAGCATGGCTTGTTTACTGCGCAGCCTACTCTCTCGACCTTGTATAGGCCAAAGAAGAATGTTGATGATGAGACTTATGGAGGTGCGGATGAGCAGTTGGAGAAGATTATGAAGACTGATAGGTTTAAGCCTGATAAAGGCTTTGCTGGGGCTTCTGAGAGGACCGGTCCGAGAGATAGGCCGGTTGAGTTTGAGAATGAGGAGGCTGATCCGTTTGGTTTGGATCAGTTCTTGACAGAGGTGAAGAAGGGTAAGAAGGCCATGGAGAAAGTGGGTGGTGGAGGAACTATGAGGGCTAGCGCTGGATCTTCGATGCGGGAAGGTTACGATGGAGGTTCTGGTAGGACTCGCATTGGATTTGAAAGAGGGCATTAG